The Planctomycetia bacterium sequence AGCTCGTTGGGCTATCGACCCCCGGCACCCGAGGCCGTTCAAGCTTGGTCTTTTCGCTACGCTGCGCTCCGCGAAAAGACCAAGCTTGATTCTTGAAGAAACTAACGCAACACTTGGTATCACGCGTGGGGGCAGGTCAGTGCCGTCGCAAAAGTACGACGTCATTCACTACCTTCGCGAAACCTATCTCAAGCCGCACAATCCGTCGCAGTTTGTGCCGATCGACGACGCTTACCTTGCACGACTTCCCGTCGGCAACACGCGCGGACCCGAGCCGAGCAAGATCGAGCCGTGGAGCGCGATGGACTACGGTCCCAATCTAACGCACACCTACGAAGTGCCGGGTGCGGCCCCGAACTTGGCATATAAGGGAATCGCCGTGCGACTCGATCCCGGCTCCGGCGGCATTTCGCGCGGTCGACATTGGATGCTGTACGACGCAGACACGCTGCGCGTCGCCGCGGCTTGGAGCGCCGCCGGTCAGGAAAGCAACTTCATCGATTGGCGCGGCATTCAGTTGAACGGTGAGCACAACAGACATCCGCGTCTCGTCGGACCGATCGCGCTGGCCAACTCCTTCGGGCCAGGATGGGGAGATGCGACCGGCTCGTTTCGTGACGACCGTCGGGTCGAGGGACGCGATGGTCGACGCTATGGCCCGCTACCGCGCGACTGGGCCAAGTTTCGCGGGCTGTACCATCACGGGCAACAAGTCGTGCTGTCCTATAGCATAGGTTCGACCGGCGTGCTTGAGCTGCCGCGGGTGCTTAGCGCCGACGAATCGTCGCATGGCCCGATCTTTCTGCGCACGCTCAACATCGGGCCGCGCGACCGCGATCTGGTGCTCCAGATCGCCGAGCATCCGACGGCCGATGCGCAGCTCTCGGAGATCGCCGACACACAGGACACCGTGGTGCTGTTTGCGCCGTTGAAGTTAGAGCCGTCGAAGAGTTCATCATTCCAACCGCTACGAGCCGGCTTTTCCCCCGCGAGCACGTCGGCAACGTGGATCGCCGAAGAGGGACGATTGCGGCTCCGTATTCCAGTCGGAAAGGAGCCGCTTCGCTTCACGGTCTGGACGACCGCCGTCGCAAAAGAAAATCCGGCTGCGGTCGCGAAGTCGCAGCCGAGCGAATGGCTCGACGTCGTTCCCGAGTCGGATTTGGATTTGCAACCGCTGACGCAAGGGGGCCCGCCGCACTGGCCGCAGAAGCTGCAAGCCCAAGCCGCGATCGGCTCCGACGTCGGCCCGTTCGCTGTCGACGTGTTGACCGCACCGACGGCGAATCCCTGGTTGGCGCAAATGCGGTTCACCGGCCTCGACTTTTTCCCCGACGGCCGCATCGCCGTCTGCACCTGGGACGGCGACGTCTGGTCGGTCGAAGATTCACGTGATCTGTCGCGATCAACTCGCCGTGCTGCACGATCTCAACGGCGACGGTGAAACCGATTTTTACGAGTGCTTGAACAACGATCACCAAGTCACCGAGCATTTCCACGAATTCGCCATGGGACTACAGACGGACGCCGCCGGAAATTTCTATTATGCCAAGTCGGGACGACATGCGTTGCCGGCCGTCGTGCCGCATCACGGCACGTTATTGCGAGTCAGCCGCGATGGTTCGCAAACGGACATCTTGGCGAACGGATTTCGCGCTGCGAACGGCGTCTGCCTCAACCCGGACGGTTCGTTCGTAGTCACCGATCAAGAGGGATTTTGGAACCCGAAGAATCGCATCAACTGGGTTACGCTCGCACCGTCGGGCAAGCCGAAGTTCTACGGCAACATGTTCGGCTATACCGACGTGACCGACTCTTCCGACGCGGCGATGGAGCCGCCGCTCTGCTGGATCACCAACGCCTTCGACCGCTCACCGGCCGAGCTGCTGTGGGTCGAAAATAATCGCTGGGGGCCGCTCCAAGGGTCGCTGCTGAATCTCTCGTATGGCAACGGCAAAGTGTTTCTCGTTCCTCACGAGCGGGTTCGCGGCAAAATGCAAGGCGGGATGATCGCGTTGCCGATGCCGCCGTTTCCCACCGGCGTGATGCGCGGTCGATTTCATCCGACCGAGGGACAACTCTATTTGTGCGGCATGTTCGCTTGGGCCGGCAGCGCGACGCAGCCAGGAGGACTGTATCGACTGCGGGCGACGGGCCGGCCGATTCACTTACCCATCGGGTTGCAGGCGACGAAGTCGGGCATCAGCCTCAACTTCACCGAACCGCTCGATCCCAAGACCGTCGCGGCCGGCAAGGTGCGGATCAAAACTTGGTCTCTCAAACGAACGGCCCAATACGGCTCCAAGCACTTCGACGAAAAACCGCTCGACGTTCGCAGCGCCACGCTCTCGCCGGACCGCAAGACGGTGCTCCTCGACGTGCCGGGCATTCGCCCCACCTGGTGCATGGAAATTAAGTACGAGTTTGGATCCGCCGACGGAGTGCCCGTGCCGGGAGTCATCCACAACACGATTCATGAACTAGCAGACTAAAAGCCACGGCAACGAGATTCCAATGAAAATGTCGTATTCCGACTAGAGGACGGCAAATGGGATTCCCGACTGGAGTCGGAGAAAGCATTCGGCCGATGGCGGGACATCGCCGGCGTCCTCATGAGGCAAGCCGAAAATTCGGGCGAGGATGTCCGGCTGTGGGATGAGGAACACTGCCGCGAGCAGCATGAGAAGAAGTCAGATCTAACGACGAAGGAATCAATCAGATGAATGCATCAGCCAAGAGGCATGTGACGTGCTGTCTGATTGCCGGAGTGGCTTTCGTAAGCTTTCGCCGCCAAGATCCGGGAGACGGTCGATGTAACGGCTCCGAAAAGAATTAGATTATTCCAACGCACCAGCCATGCGATTCGCTCTCGAGACCGTATTGATGAAACAGCTCCTCGCGTCCTTAACCGTTTGTCTACTGACCTGTGCCGCGGCCGTCGCCGACGACCGCGTTTCGTTCAATCATGAAGTGCGTCCGATTTTGTCGGAGAATTGTTTTTACTGCCACGGCCCGGACGCGGCGCATCGCCAAGCCGATCTGCGACTTGATCTGCGAGACGACGCAATTGCAGCCAAGGCCTTTGTTCCGGGTAAGCCCGACGATAGCCGAATCATCGAACGCATTAGTTCCGCCGCCGATGAGCTCATGCCACCGCCGACATCGAACAAAAGCCTGACCGCGCGGGAAAAAGAAATTCTCCGCCGCTGGATCGCCGAAGGGGCCGAGTACGAGGGGCACTGGGCATTGGTCGCCCCTCAATCGCCGCCGATCCCTAAGGTCGAACCCCTTTTGATTTAAGCACTTACTCAAGCGGAGGACATGGGATTCGAACCCACAACCCATTGCTGGGCATCTGATTTCGAGTCAGACCGCTGGCCAGTTCGCTTATCCTCCGGAACCAGAACTCACAATGTTACAAACCTCGGGGGATGAAGACAAGCGAGGTTCGCCGCGACCGCGAACCTCTTGTTTTCCTCGTAATATTCGGCTTTCTCGGCGCTCAAGCAGCAGCGGCGGAAGCGTTTCACAGGCCCACGCCTCCGGCTTCCGTGGCTTGTCTCTTCCGCCGGCGACCTTTAGAACAGCGAATTCGCCTCTCGCCCAAGCTCCTTTTCCGACTAAGATCTCCCCGCGATCGCGTCGGGTTATCTTGCCGGTCGGCGGTTTCGATCGATCGTTTTCCGCGCCCATCGTAAAGTTGCTGCAAGAAGGTTCGTTCGTTCCGCTCACTTCGCTCATAGATCTCGGGAGCCCCGCCCATGTCGTTCGGTTCCGATCCGGTCGGTCCGTTGCGCGAGGCGCTTCGTCTGTCGCCCGACAACGTGCCGCTGCGCCGGCATCTCGCGGCCACGCTCCTGAGCCTGGGTCGGGGGGACGAAGCCGAGGCCGAATACAAGCAAGGCTTGCAGCGGAGCCCGAACGATCCTGCGCTTAAGCTCGGGCTGGCCGAAGTCTTTTATCATCAGAGCAAGAACACGCAATCGCTGGTCGTCGTAGAAGACTTGTTGAAAGCTCCGTCACCGGCCGCCGCCGTGCTGATCCTTCACGCCCGATTGTTGCTGCGTGCCGGCGAAGTGCAACGAGCCGTGCATCAATACCGCCAGGCCATCGACGAAGATCCTGCAGCGGCCGATGTCGGACTCGCTTCGCAGTTAGGAATCGACGCCGATCCGAAGGAAAGCGAAGTCGTCGAAGGGCGCGTGCGGCAATCGTGGGACGACGACGGCGGAGATGCCGAAGCCGATGCGCCGCTCGAACGACCGAAGATCGATTTCGCCGACGTCGGCGGCATGGACAAGCTGAAAGAAGAGATTCGCCTGAAGATCATCTTGCCGCTCGCGCATCCGGAGATGTTCAAAGCCTACGGCAAAGCGGTCGGCGGCGGCATCCTGATGTACGGACCTCCGGGCTGCGGCAAGACGCACCTCGCACGCGCCACGGCCGGCGAAGTGAAGGCCAACTTTCTCGCCGTCGGCATCAACGACGTCTTGGATATGTGGATCGGCTCGAGCGAGCATAAGCTGCACGAACTCTTCGAGCACGCTCGGCGCAATCGCCCCTGCGTGTTGTTCTTCGACGAAGTCGACGCTCTCGGCGCAAGCCGCACCGACATGCGACAAGCGGCCGGACGGCATTTGATCAATCAATTTCTTTCCGAGCTCGACGGCGTGCAATCGTCGAACGAAGGAGTCCTGATCCTGGCGGCGACCAACGCGCCCTGGCATCTCGACACGGCGTTTCGCCGGCCGGGGCGCTTCGATCGAATCTTGTTCGTTCCCCCGCCCGATGCGAAAGCCCGGGCCGAAGTGCTACGCATTCTTTGCACAGGCAAACCGACCGAAACGATCGACCACGAACACCTCGCCAAAAAGACCGAGGGGTTCTCCGGTGCCGATCTCAAGGCGGTGCTCGATATCGCGATCGAGCGCAAGTTGCGCGAGGCCCTTGCGAGCGGCACCATCAAACCGCTGACGACGAAAGACCTCGCAGCGGCCGCGAGCGAAGTGCGCGTCTCGACGAAAGAGTGGTTCGCCACGGCCCGCAATTACGCCCTGTATTCGAACGAAGGGGGCCTTTACGACGACATCCTCAAGTATCTGAAAATATGACGACGGCTCGACTACTGCGCGGGATGCATCTGCTGAACCTGGGCCGCACGGCCGAGGCCGAGCGCGAGTTTCGCGCTGCGCTCGCCGAAGACGCCGGCGATCCGCAGGCCCACGCCTTGCTCGCGCGCTGCTTGTTGGAACGCA is a genomic window containing:
- a CDS encoding ATP-binding protein, translated to MSFGSDPVGPLREALRLSPDNVPLRRHLAATLLSLGRGDEAEAEYKQGLQRSPNDPALKLGLAEVFYHQSKNTQSLVVVEDLLKAPSPAAAVLILHARLLLRAGEVQRAVHQYRQAIDEDPAAADVGLASQLGIDADPKESEVVEGRVRQSWDDDGGDAEADAPLERPKIDFADVGGMDKLKEEIRLKIILPLAHPEMFKAYGKAVGGGILMYGPPGCGKTHLARATAGEVKANFLAVGINDVLDMWIGSSEHKLHELFEHARRNRPCVLFFDEVDALGASRTDMRQAAGRHLINQFLSELDGVQSSNEGVLILAATNAPWHLDTAFRRPGRFDRILFVPPPDAKARAEVLRILCTGKPTETIDHEHLAKKTEGFSGADLKAVLDIAIERKLREALASGTIKPLTTKDLAAAASEVRVSTKEWFATARNYALYSNEGGLYDDILKYLKI